Proteins encoded in a region of the Muntiacus reevesi chromosome 21, mMunRee1.1, whole genome shotgun sequence genome:
- the LOC136152473 gene encoding transmembrane protein 45A-like — protein sequence MGDFKGHALPGFFLITLGIWWTTKCVLKYAFKKQKRTSYYNSKALFCRIDLLEGIVLVGMAAIGILGGQFVPGGPHLILYDYKKDQWVRLLDWHHFTMYLFFGLLGVTNILCSTIRSLPASFNKLMLLNALFVEAFIFYNHTHGREMLDIFVHKLLVLVISFTGLIAFLELFIQARITVELLRTSLFLLQGSWFWQIGFVLYPFNGGPPWDLMDHNNIMFLSICFCWHYATAIIITGAIYAFVTWLVKSRFTRFCPSEVELLKNAEREQDSEEEM from the exons ATGGGGGATTTCAAAGGCCATGCTCTCCCTGGATTCTTCCTCATTACTTTGGGGATTTGGTGGACTACCAAGTGTGTTCTGAAATATGCCTTCAAAAAGCAGAAGCGGACTTCCTACTATAATTCCAAAGCACTATTCTGTCGAATAGATCTGTTGGAGGGAATTGTACTAGTTGGAATGGCTGCAATTG GCATCCTTGGAGGACAGTTTGTTCCTGGAGGACCACACTTGATCTTATACGACTATAAAAAGGATCAGTGGGTCAGACTCCTAGACTGGCATCATTTTACCATGTACCTCTTCTTTGGGCTGCTGGGTGTGACAAACATCTTATGTTCCACCATCAGGTCACTTCCTGCCTCCTTTAACAAGTTGATGCTATTAAATGCCTTATTTGTGGAGG CTTTTATCTTCTACAATCACACTCATGGCCGGGAAATGCTGGACATCTTTGTGCACAAGCTTCTGGTCTTGGTCATCTCTTTTACAGGCCTGATTGCCTTCTTGGAGCTCTTTATACAGGCCAGGATAACTGTGGAACTTCTGCGGACAAGCCTTTTCCTGCTTCAGGGAAGCTGGTTCTGGCAG ATTGGGTTTGTCCTTTATCCCTTCAATGGAGGCCCTCCATGGGATTTAATGGATCATAACAATATTATGTTTCTCTCCATATGTTTTTGTTGGCATTATGCAACAGCCATTATCATCACTGGAGCAATTTATGCCTTTGTCACCTG GTTGGTTAAATCTCGATTTACGAGGTTCTGCCCTTCAGAAGTTGAACTCCTGAAAAATGCTGAACGAGAACAAGATTCGGAGGAAGAGATGTGA